The nucleotide sequence TATATTTGTAACAATAAATGATGCAACGAGTCGTGGCAGGATAAAACTGTCAAATTGTTCATAGGTAAGATAACAAGCAATGGTAATTAATAAGCCATTAAGTAAGCTAGCGATGATTGTTGGTAGTAAATAAAAACCCGCTATTATGATAGGGAAAAGCCAATAAATTAATCCGGGCCCTTTTATGTATATAGCGATTAAAATAGTAACTTGGGAAAGTATCGCAAATATACCACTAAAAAGTTTAACTTTGCTGGTGAACCAAACACCGAGAAAAATGGAAAAAATGCCACCCGTTGCAACAAGGTCAACAATAATTTGAGTTTTATCTTGCGTTAATATACTCATGATAAGGAAAGGAAATAATATTAACGTTGCCGCAGCAGATACGGCTAATAGAATTTTATCTTCTATCGTGCGGTGTTTCATTTTAACCGTCATACTGGACTAACTTCCCATTCGTAAGTGCTGTTATCTTGAAGCATACCTGAGCTATTAGCTTATTATCCAAGATAGCATAACAAAAATGAAAATAAACTCAGGTATATAGAAATATTACCTAAGTAAATCACCTAAGTAGATTACAGTATAGACAGTAAATAAAGATTTAGATTAAATAACCTGAGTTACATTTAGGCTGAACTTATAAGAGATTTAACTTCTCTTCCTATGTATTTAGCGTTCGTTGCTTAACTTTAATAAATGATGAGTTATCGAGCATAAACCATTACTAAGCAGCCATTAGATTAACCAACTAAAGTTATCAGCGAGTATTAACTAAGAAGGCTGATTAGTGTTTAAGTTTTTTAAATAACCGTTTAATTTTTTTTGCGTTAGATATTGACAAATTTCTTGCTGATATTCAAGAATGTCGAGCTCAGGAAATTCAATGTAGAAGGTGTTTTTAAGAGAGTCTGAATCCAGAAAAAACAAATATGCCAGCGGTAAATATTTCGGATTAAAGTTTTTTTGGTAAACCGTCGCTCTGACTTGTGAGGCACTATAATAGGACTTTGAACCATATCGTTTGGCAAGAGTAGGTAATAATTTAGTGTCGTATTTTTTGATCGAGTAATATTTAAACATGAGCTAATCCTTAGCTTACTTTTTATCCTTAATTATGGCTGTAGTATAATGCTTGACGTTTTTAATCGTCAAGTGATAAAACGCTGAAAGCCTTGTTGTATCTGGCTTTTGTGGAACTCGATGCACAGTTTTAACCTTGGGTTTACTGAGATGTAAAAACAATAGGCTTGTTAATCAATGAGTAAAATAAAAGCTAACCTAACACGAACTTAGATAAAAAATTCGCGTTAGAGTTAGTGAATGTAGCATTGAAAATAGAGGAACTATGAGATCAGTTTACTTTTTTTCGTGTCTAGATTGTAATACCGCCATTACTTCACTCAACGCTATATCTTGGTCTTGTAGCAAAACTAAAGTGTGATAAAACAAGTCAGCACATTCGCCAAGTAAATCTTCTTTGGTTTCAGCGACGGCTGCGAGTGCAACTTCAACACCTTCCTCACCCACTTTTTGTGCAATTTTAGTGGTGCCGCGCGAAAATAAGTGTGCGGTGTAGCTGTCTTCTGGCGCATCGTTTTTACGACTTGCGATCACTTGCTCAAGTTCGCTAAGGAAGTTTTGTTGGCTAATCTCCTGCTCGGGAAAGCAAGACTCGGTACCTAGGTGGCAAGTTGGCCCTTGTGGTCGACAGGCAATAAGTAAACTGTCTTGATCGCAATCAGTCACTATTTGGCTGACTTTCAAATAATTACCACTCGTTTCGCCTTTACACCAAAGTGCTTGCTTAGAACGACTATAAAAGGTCGCTAAACCCGTACTAAGTGTTTGCGCTAAAGCCTCAGTATTCATATAACCTTGCATTAATACTGCACCAGTATCTTGGTGCTGAATAATTGCTGGGATCATGCCAGACATTTTATCCCACGCCAATTGGCCGACATTATCTTGTGTTACTAGCATAATCTGATCTCAACTTTTTCATTCTTAAGGGTTTGTTTTAGCTCATCCATCGGGATGATACCTTTATGGAAAACACTAGCAGCGAGAGCGCCATCGACATCCGCTTGTTGGAAAACATCAACAAAATGTGAAATTTCGCCAGCACCGCCCGAAGCAATTAATGGCACGTTGCATAGTGCTCTTACTTGTTTGAGCTGTGTAATATCATAACCTTGACGGACACCATCTTGATTCATGCAATTGAGCACAATCTCACCAGCACCAAGTTTTTGTACTTCTTGGATCCAATCTAATGTGCGCCATTTAGTTTTTTGGGTACGAGCTTCATCACCGGTGAATTGGTACACTTGATATTCACCTGCACCGTTATTAGCATCTTGATTGAAAAAACTGTCAATACCAACCACAATACATTGTTGACCAAATACATCGGCTAAGCGTGATATTAAGCTTGGGTCTCTTAGGGCAGGGGAGTTAATCGATATTTTATCTGCACCCATCATAAGAATTTGCTTTGCATCCGCTTCGGTTTTGATACCACCAGCAACACAAAACGGAATGTCGATAACCTGTGCAATACGGCTAACCCAGCTTTTGTCGACTACGCGGTCATCTGAGCTCGCAGTAATATCATAAAAAACTAGCTCATCAGCGCCAGCTTCTGCATATTTTTGTGCAAGTGGCACGATGTCACCAATAATTTCATGGTTACGAAATTGCACGCCTTTAACAACTTTACCGTCGCGAACATCAAGACAAGGAATTATACGTTTGGCCAACATGCGATTGCCTCCTCTAAAGTAAACTTACCTTCAAGTAATGAACGGCCAAGTATAACGCCATCGACACCGGTTGGGATCAACGCTTTAATATCTTCTAAAGAGCCAATGCCACCAGAAGCTTGCCATTTAATACTGGGGTATTGCTGACAAAGTTCTTGATACATCCCAACATTGCTACCGGTGAGCGTGCCATCTTTACTGATGTCGGTGCATAAAACATGAATTAATCCGGCCGTAATGTAATCATCCAATAATGTTTCTAGATTCACGCCACTGTCTTTTATCCAACCGTGAGTCGGCAAGGTTTTGTTACCCATAGCATCAATTTTTACATCTAATGCGAGTACAATTTTTTCACCGCCAAACTCGGTTATCCATGTTCGCACCAGATCGGGTTCTTTTATCGCTAGTGATCCAATAACAACACGGTCTGCGCCTAGGCTAAGTAACTGCTGAACGTCTTCTTTACAACGAACACCACCACCGACTTGAATGATCATACTGTCATGTTTAACTAAGGTTTTAAGTAATTTGAGCTGGCGTTTGTTGCTGTCTTTAGCGCCGTCCAAATCAACAAAGTGCATGACAGTGGCGCCTGCTTTTGCGTACACGTTTTGACGCTCTTTTGCGGTGTATTTATAATTCGTTTTTTGTTGGTAATCACCTTGAAACAATCGGACAACTTCGCCGTCGATTAAATCAATTGCTGGGATCATCATGGCCTACATCTCCAAGAAATTTTTAATAATTTTACTGCCAAGCGCGCTTGAGCGTTCTGGGTGAAATTGGCAACCGATAAAGTTGTCTTTTGCAATGGCAGCAGAAAATTCACTGCCATATTGACAGCGAGCAATCGTATATTCTGAAATAGGAGCCGCAAAACTATGGACAAAATAGAAATAGTCTTCTGCGCTAATACCTTTAAATATCGGGTGATCACTCACTTGTGTCAGAGTATTCCAGCCCATATGTGGTAAGCGCAGGCTTTTAGCCTCTAATGGCCTAATGTCCGTGGCGATCAAACCAAGGCACTCAACAACTTCATCTTTACCGACGCCTTCAGCTGAAGTAAGAGCCATTAATTGCATGCCTAAACAAAAGCCTAAAACAGGTTGGGTAAGCTGCTGTAAAGTTTCGACTAAGCCTTTGGCGTTGATATTTTCCATGGCATGGCGAGCACTACCTACACCAGGTAAAATGACTTTATCTGCATTTTTAATCACGGTGATGTCATCAGTAATAGTGATGGCAAAACCTAAACGCTCGACGGCAAACTTAACCGATGCTAGGTTTGCACAACCGGTATCAACAATAACAAAGTTAGCTTGCTTGTTCTCGCTCATACTACAAACATCCCTTAGTACTAGGTAAGTCGTCACCTGCCACTGTTATCGCTTGGCGCAGCGCACGACCAAAGACTTTAAATAAACTCTCAACTTGGTGATGACAGTTACCCTCAGTGGTAGAAAGGTGCAGGGTGATTGCCATTGAGTCAGCTAACGAGCGGAAAAAATGTGAGACCATTTGTGTCGACATTTGCCCAACCATATTGTCGGTAAAGTTAGCGTCAAACTCTAACCAAGGACGACCAGAAAGATCAATCGAACACTCTGCTCGGCATTCATCCATAGGTAAAACAAAACCAAAGCGACCGATACCACGTTTATCACCTAAGGCTTTTTTAAGCGCTTGTCCTAAGGCTAAAGCGGTGTCTTCAACACTGTGGTGTTCATCAATATGATAGTCACCATCGACATTGACTTGCATACTAAAGCCACCGTGAGCCGCAATTTGCTCAAGCATGTGGTCGAAAAAACCTAAGCCAGTTTTGATCTTAATATCGCCCACTTTATCTAAGTTAATCGCGACATTGATGTCAGTTTCTTTCGTGGTTCGTGTGACTTTTGCCGTACGCGATTGTGTCAATAACTGCTCGGCAATATCGTTCCAGTTAAGTGATTTTCTATCGTATTTTAGGCCTTTAATGCCCATATTGGCTGCAAGTTGAATATCGGTTTCACGATCGCCAATAACAAAAGAGTTAGCAAAATTGACTTTGCCTTGTTGTAAATAATCACTGACTAAACCCAATTTAGGTTTGCGACAACTGCAATTATCGGCTTCAAAATGTGGGCAAAGCAAGACATCGTCAAAACTAATGCCTTGTGATGCAAATATCGCCATCATTTTATCATGGGGTAAATCGAAATCACTTTGTGGGTAGCTTTTCGTGCCTAATCCGTCTTGGTTAGATACCATAACTAAACGAAAGCCTTTTTTCTGTAGGGCAATTAATACTGGAATTACGTTAGGTTCAAAGACTAGTTTCTCTAAACTATCAACTTGCTTATCGCTAACTGGTTCTTCGATTAAGGTACCGTCACGGTCAATAAATAAAATATTTTCTTGGCTCATATTAATTCTCTTGTGCCACTGCTTGGGCTGTTGTAGTGGTAAAGCTATTGATTATAGTTTGCTGTAATAGTGAAAGTTCACGTTCACTGCCAATACTTATACGTAAGCAGTCAGCTAAGTTTTGCTGCTTAGATTGATCGCGAATCAAAATACCTTGCTCTGCTAAGCTATTAAAAATAAAGTCTTTGATAGCTTTATTTTTACAGCGAAATAAGACGAAATTTGCATCGCTGCTAAATACTTGGCTACACCAGCTTTGCTGTTGCAACCATAATGTTAATTGAGCGCGTAAAATTTCAGTTTCTTGTACACGAATACGCATTTGTTCAAGGCCAGACTTTGCTAAGGATACGCTAGCAATATCGGCAACTGGCGCTGAAATAGGATAAGGTGCGATTACTTTACTGAGCATAGTAATGACATCTTTATTGGCCAGCGTAAAACCGCAGCGTAAGCCCGCTAAGGCAAAAGCTTTTGATAATGTTCTTAATATCACTAAATGTGGATATTTATCGAGCCAAGTTGAGACTGACTGCTCTGGGCTGAATTCGATATACGCTTCGTCAACTACCACAATTGCTGAATCAGCAAACATTTCTAGGGTCGTTTTGATCTCTTGCTGTGACAGTAAATTTCCCGTTGGGTTACCCGGCGAACATAAGAAAACGACTTTTGCTTGTCCTACTTGTGTTTTTAGCCCGTCTATATCTAATGACAATTCTTTCGTTAGTGGCACGGTAATGGTATCTGCGCCGTGATTTTCAGCACTTATAGCATACATGCCATAAGTGGGAGGACAAATTAAGATACTGTCTTGATAGGCTCGGCAAAAAGTTCTAATGATCAGCTCTATACCTTCATCAGCGCCACGGGTGGCTAGGATGTTTTCAGGGGCAAGCGCACAATATTGGCTATAAGCATTGATCAGACTTTCTGGTTGAAAATCAGGATAGCGGTTAATACTGTCGCTATTAACTTGATAAGTACCAGGTCCTGAAGCTTCATTGGCGTTTAACCAAATTTTACCTTGCATTGCACCGCTACTTGCATAAAGCCGACGTGCTGATTGATAAGGCACCATATCGACTAGCTCTTTGCGGGCAAGTTTTTTTGCAATGCTCATTTATGCCTCCACGTTGTTGTCTGAAGGGGAATTAAGTAAATCACTCACCGTTGATTCTTGGCCATCATTTACGGGCGCCTCTAGGCGGATCGTAACGGCACGTTTATGTGCGTCTAATCCTTCAGCATCTGTTAATTCACAAATACACTCGGCTAAGCTACTCAAGCCTTGACGAGTAATTTCTTGCACAGTGAAGCGTCTAGAAAAATCGGCCAGGGACAAACTACTGATCACCTTTGAATAACCGTAAGTTGGTAGTACGTGATTGGTACCGCTGGCATAATCACCCGCTGATTCAGGCGTATAAGCACCAACAAATATTGAGCCCGCATTACGCAATCCTGTTAATAGCTGTTGCGCATTATCGGTTTGAATAATCAAATGCTCTGGACCATATTCATTCGATATTTCAACTGCTTGAACTAAATTTTTAGTCAGTATCAATCGACTTTGCTGTAGGGCTTTTTGTGCTATCTCTGCTCGGGATAATTGAGCTAATTGTTCGACCAATGCTTTTTGAACATTATTAATGAGATTGGTGTTATCACAAAGCAAGATAACTTGGCTGTCAGGGCCATGCTCAGCTTGCGATAATAAATCAGCGGCGATAAAGTCAGCATTAGCGTTGGCATCTGCAATGACCAATACTTCTGATGGGCCCGCGGGCATATCGATAGCAAAGCCATTGACTTGCTGTGATAACTGCTTTTTAGCTTCAGTAACATATTTGTTACCTGGGCCAAAAATTTTATTTACCGCTTTGATTGTTTCTGTACCAAAAGCTAATGCGGCACAAGCTTGTGCTCCGCCAACACTATAGATTTCATCAATTTCACATAATGAAGCCGCCACAAGAATCTCGTCGGCTAGTTGGCCACTTTTATTCGGTGGACAAACCAATACCTTACGTGGACACTTTGCCAATTGTGCCGGCACACCTAACATTAATACCGTTGACGGTAACGGTGCACTACCGGCAGGGATGTATAAACCGACACTAGCAATCGCTTCTGTTTTTAGGGTACAAACTACGCCAGGTGTCGTTTCAACACGAATATCTTCAGTGATTTGTGCTTGATGAAAGCGTCTAATTTGTCCATAAGCCGTTTCTATTGCTTTTAGACGCTTAACGGTTAATCGTGATTTTGCTGCTGCGACTTGTGCTGGTGATACTTGTAAGCTCTCAAGTTGCACACCATCAAATTTTTCAGTTAAGTCGAATAAGGCCTTATCACCATTTTCTCTAACATTAGCTAGAATGTTTTCAACTTGTTGTGATAATAAACCGCTCTCTGCGATAGCAGGTCGAGCTAGCGCAAGGCTACGCTCTGTCTCAGACAAGTTTGCCCAAGTTATTAAGCTATTTTCACTCATGATATTTTGTGACGTTGTCTTCATCTTTTAGCCCATCATTTTTTCAATTGGCATGACTAGAATAGAGTTACAACCTAAGGCATTAAGTTGCTCCATGGTTTCCCAAAAAAATGTTTCTGTAGCAACAACATGCACCGCAACCAGATCTTCGCGTCCGGCTAAAGGTAAAATAGTCGGCGTTTCTTTGCCAGGCATAAGTGCGCTAACTTGGGCTATTTTATCTTTTGGTGCGTGTAGCATAATGTATTTGCTTTCTTTCGCTTTCATTACACCTTGAATACGAGGTAATAAGGTATCAAGAATAGCTTGTTTCTCAGGTACTAAAGTTGTTGCTGTTTGAATTAACGATGCTTTTGATTGAAAGATTTCTTCTACTTCTACTAAGCCATTGGCTTCTAAAGTTGCCCCTGTTGAGACAAGATCACAAATTCCGTCCGATAAACCGACACGAGGCGCAACTTCAACAGAGCCTTTTAATAAGCAAAATTCGACGTTGATACCATTGTTTTTGGCAAAGCGGTTCAACAACTGTGGGTAGGTCGTTGCAAATCTAAGTCCATCAAGACTTTTTATACCTTTATATTCGAAACCTTCAGGCATGGCTATTGATAGACGACAGCCGCCAAAATTCAACCCTGAAGTACGAATGTATTTTGATTTTTGTTCCATTAAGGCACGTTCTAGTGCTGCTTCTTCTAAGGTGTTGTCGCCAACGATACCTAAATCACAAACACCGTCCATAACGAGGCCTGGAATGTCGCTACTGCGGACACGCATAATGTCGATTGGCATATTGGTAACATGAGCGAGTAAACGGCGATCAGAGACATTAAGTTTTAAGCCACAACGTTTTAGTAGTGCTTGTGTGTCGTCGCTTAGGCGACCTGATTTTTGCATTGCAATGCGTAAACGTGGTTCTGTAGTCATGTTATTATCCTATTAAATTTTAAAATTTTTATACTATTTAGTCGCTTTTTATTTATCGAGAATTGTTCAAAAAACATCATGTATATACAATTCTTAGACCATAAAAATGCGAAAACCCCCGAGAGAGATGAACTCTTTCGGGGTTTAGAAATTAATTTTTCTTTATCTTACACCACTGAAAGGTTCAAAGCCCCTCAGCGAATAAACCTGAGCAGCTAATCCGTATGATGATGGTGATGGATGGCATTCAAGTTTAAAGTCATGTTTATTTACTCTATTAGTGTTTCAATAATTATGTGTAAGTTATGTAGTTTTGTTGTGAATTAAAGTTCTGCTTAATCAGTTTTTTATTTTTAACTAGTTAAGACTCAGTTCGAAATGTTTAAAATTTAATACTTTAAACTAGCTGCTTTAATTTACGTTTTCACAGTACGTTGATTTTTATCCTAGAGCAAGCGTTTAATTTTAACTCGATATTATATTTTGAACTAAGATAGTCTTGTTTTGTTCTAAGAGGGGATAAAGCTAAAGTTCAGCCAGGGCTTGTCGATAAAATGACTAGCCAGTGAGTAGCTTTTTATTTAGTTATACTCTATGTGTTATTAAATATGTGATTAATTTAGCATTATCAAAGCTTAGATAAATATATTGAAGGAGGCAAAGTGGACATTTTTACTACAGCGTTAACCCGCGTTGTTCCCGTACCGATAAAGCCAGCAACGTCAAAAGTTAAAGCTTTACAAAAAAGTGCAGAAACAAGTGAAGTTTCTGATGATGCTATTGATGACGAAAAACATGAATTGCCGGTTAAAAAAAACAACTCTGATAAGGGAGTTGAACGTGAAGAAAATAGAGATAATTCTAGTGCGGATACACCTGATTCATCTAAAGGCTCTGAGGATAAGTCAGCGCAACATATTGATGTTTTTGAAGACAGTGAAATTACAACATCAGAAGAAGATGGTAAACCTCACTTAGATATATTTGTCTAAATAATACACTCCGCATGTTGTAATAGCTTAACCACGACTGATTTATTCTGTTATTTTTATCTGTGATGATTATAATAAGCGCAAATTTATCAATGTCGTTTCTCTATGAGTGCTGTAGAACATGCTTTTTCACATCAAGGTGCTTTAGCGAAAGCCATTAATGGTTTCTCCCCGCGTCAAGCGCAATTAGATATGGCACTGGAAGTGGCTAAAGCTATTGAACAAAAAAGCTCACTGATCGTTGAAGCAGGGACAGGAACAGGGAAAACATTTGCTTACTTAATTCCTGCACTCTTAGCCAATAAAGCCAATGCCGAGAAAAATGCCGGTCAAAAGAAAATTATTGTTTCGACCGGAACAAAAAATCTACAAGAACAACTCTTCCATAAAGATTTGCCTTTAATTCGTAAAGCACTTGCTAGCAATGCACAAATTGCTTTATTAAAAGGGCGAGCAAACTACCTTTGCTTATATCGCTTAGAACAGTACCAACAATCACGTGGTCAACTAGATGCGCAAACATTGTCTGATTTTGTCAAAGTTAGGTCTTGGGCTAATGGCACGCAAAGCGGTGACATTGGAGAAGTGGTGAACGTGACTGAAGGCTCTGCGGTATTTCCATTTGTCACAAGCACTGTTGATAACTGTTTGGCAAAAGATTGCCCTAATATTGATGATTGCTATTTGATAAAGGCACGAGAAAAAGCTATCGATGCTGATCTTGTCGTGGTTAATCATCATTTGTTTTTCGCTGATATGGCATTGAAAGATAGTGGCTTTGGCGAGCTTATTCCTAAAGCAGATGTGATGATATTTGATGAAGCACATCAAATTGCCGATATCGCTAGTGAATACTTTGGTGACGCATTTTCTACCCGCCAACTATTGGACTTATGCAATGATGTGCTACAGGTCTATCGTTCAGAATTAACGGATGTTAAACAGCTCGGCAGGGCAGCAGAAAAACTGTTAAAAACGAGTCAAGAATTTCGCTTACTGTTCAACTACGATCCTGAGCGAGGCAATTGGCGAGAAAAACATAAACAAGAACGATTTTCTCATGCTTTTGCCTTACTAAAAACAGACTTAGATTTTCTCTATCAAGTGATCAAATTGTGTGTGTCGCGAAATGAAGCTATCGATAATTGTTTTGATAGAGCGGTTAATTTACTCGCTCAATATGACATTATGGCTGATGTCGATGCTATGGGAATGAGTTTTTGGTATGAAACTACGCCACGCCACGCCGTTTTACATAAAACGCCTTTATCAGTAGCAGATAAATTTGGTGATTATGTCAAAGCATCAGGAGCGGGCTGGATTTTTACTTCTGCGACCCTTGCCGTAGATGGAGCGTTTAAACATTTCTCAAGTCATCTAGGTATAGAGCATTCAGCCAGTTTATTGCTTGATAGTCCGTTTGATTATGCTAAGCAATCACAATTAATCATTCCACGTTATTTACCTGCGGCTAATGATCGTAATCGTTCAAAAGCTTTGAGCGAACTTGCTATACCGTTGATTGCTGCCAGTGGCGGTGCTTGCTTTATGTTATTTACAAGTTATCGTGTGATGCATCAAGTTGCTGAATTACTGGCTGATAGTATTGATAATCCCCTGTTAGTTCAGGGCCAAATGGGCAAGCGAAAATTACTAGAAGAGTTTGTTGAGCACGACAGTGCCGTATTACTTGCTACAGCAAGTTTTTGGGAAGGGGTTGATGTTAGGGGAGATAAGCTAACGTGCGTGATCATTGATAAGTTGCCGTTTGCATCACCTGATGACCCGTTATTACAAGCGCGCAGCGAAGATGTAAAAAGACAAGGAAAAGACCCGTTTACACAAATTCAATTACCCCAAGCCGTTATTGCTTTAAAACAAGGTGTTGGGCGCTTAATTCGTGATGTAAACGACAATGGTATCCTGGTTATTTGTGACGACCGCCTTGTTAACCGCCCTTATGGAGAAGTTTTTCTTAAGAGTTTACCTGATATGAAGCGAAGTCGAGATATACATCAAGCCGCAACATTCTTATCAGAACTTACCCCCCAGAGTTAATGTTTCCTGCATCTGTATACTTTTCAATAACCTTTTTAACACGCAATTTTTGATAAATAGGTTACACGAACTAGTCTGAGATAATCAGAATATACATTGTAAATGAGTAATTGATTGACTGACTTCAGCGATAAATTTTAAGTCACTAATAAATTAGCCTTACAAGGATAAATTAATGTTAAACTTGGCGGCTTGATAATGATAACCAATTGATTAATTATTTGTTTACTTTACATGCTTTATTAATCAAAGGGTATGACACTAATTTTAGAAGGTTTTTGACGTGAATTTTTTGGCCATCGACGCCTCAACTGAAGCTTGTTCAGTAGCAATTAAATATAACGATAAGCAGTTTAGTGAATATGAACTGTGTCCTCAGTCCCATAGCTTACGTTTATTACCTATGGTTGACAGTGTACTAAAACAAGCTAATTGTAAGTTAGCTGAGCTTGATGGCATTATTTTCGGTCAAGGGCCTGGTAGTTTTACCGGCGTTCGTATTGGCATTGGCGTGACGCAAGGCTTAGCTTATTCTGCTCAACTGCTTGCTCGTGGTGTTTCAACGCTTCAGGCAATGGCTCAACAAGCTTATAACGACCATGGCGAGCATAAAGTGATCGCAGCTATTGATGCTCGTATGTCAGAAGTGTACACCTGTTATTTTGAAGTAGACTCTCAAGGTATTATGCAGGCAAAAACTGAAGAAACAGTACTTAAACCTGAACTTGTTGCTCAGTATTATAGTCATTTAGCTGTGCCTGCTTATGGTGTTGGTACTGGATGGGATGCTTATCCTATATTGGCGGCATTAAAGTCTAATGCTCAGTCTCCAGATATTTTATTTCCAACGGCTTTAGCAATGCTAGCAATAGGGCAAGTAGATTTTTCACAGCACAGTGTTGATGCTGAACATGCCCAACCTAAATACGTTCGTGATACCGTTTCTTGGAAGAAGCTGCCAGGGCGTTAATTTTTAGAATTAAAATGGCACAGTGGTGTAATTTATTAATGTTTTTCTAAGCCACTGTGAGATAAATGATTTAATGCATTTTGGTCATGTTGTTCTATACTATTTCCCATTATCTTGAAAAGAACCTTAATAAAAATGTTTTCACCTTGGCTATAAATTTGTTAAATTAACCTTTATGCAAGTTACTAACTCTACTAATTTTACGACTCAGCAACCAGCCAAATTAGGCGGGACTTCTTCTGTACAAGCCCAAGAGCTTCGTACTAAGGCACTTGCACGTGAAGCGCTTAGCCAAGAAGACAGTAAAGCAAAAACATCACAATCTGATGTAGAGTCTCGTCAACGACTTGATATTGATGACCAAGCCATTGCCTTAATCGAACGTGAGCAATTACAGCCTTATAATAATGGCGGTAATCAAAAAAAAGCCGAACAGAATAATAGCGTTAATAGTGGTTACGATACACCATCAAGTCAAAATCAATCGGCAGTAGCCGCTTATCAATCTGTTGATTCCATTGCCCAGCGTGATAATATTCAACAAGTTTTTGGTGTTGACCTATTTGCCTGATTTATCTGATCAAAACTTCTCCAAACCTGCTGG is from Colwellia sp. Arc7-635 and encodes:
- the hisG gene encoding ATP phosphoribosyltransferase, whose amino-acid sequence is MTTEPRLRIAMQKSGRLSDDTQALLKRCGLKLNVSDRRLLAHVTNMPIDIMRVRSSDIPGLVMDGVCDLGIVGDNTLEEAALERALMEQKSKYIRTSGLNFGGCRLSIAMPEGFEYKGIKSLDGLRFATTYPQLLNRFAKNNGINVEFCLLKGSVEVAPRVGLSDGICDLVSTGATLEANGLVEVEEIFQSKASLIQTATTLVPEKQAILDTLLPRIQGVMKAKESKYIMLHAPKDKIAQVSALMPGKETPTILPLAGREDLVAVHVVATETFFWETMEQLNALGCNSILVMPIEKMMG
- the hisD gene encoding histidinol dehydrogenase; protein product: MKTTSQNIMSENSLITWANLSETERSLALARPAIAESGLLSQQVENILANVRENGDKALFDLTEKFDGVQLESLQVSPAQVAAAKSRLTVKRLKAIETAYGQIRRFHQAQITEDIRVETTPGVVCTLKTEAIASVGLYIPAGSAPLPSTVLMLGVPAQLAKCPRKVLVCPPNKSGQLADEILVAASLCEIDEIYSVGGAQACAALAFGTETIKAVNKIFGPGNKYVTEAKKQLSQQVNGFAIDMPAGPSEVLVIADANANADFIAADLLSQAEHGPDSQVILLCDNTNLINNVQKALVEQLAQLSRAEIAQKALQQSRLILTKNLVQAVEISNEYGPEHLIIQTDNAQQLLTGLRNAGSIFVGAYTPESAGDYASGTNHVLPTYGYSKVISSLSLADFSRRFTVQEITRQGLSSLAECICELTDAEGLDAHKRAVTIRLEAPVNDGQESTVSDLLNSPSDNNVEA
- the tsaB gene encoding tRNA (adenosine(37)-N6)-threonylcarbamoyltransferase complex dimerization subunit type 1 TsaB, with protein sequence MNFLAIDASTEACSVAIKYNDKQFSEYELCPQSHSLRLLPMVDSVLKQANCKLAELDGIIFGQGPGSFTGVRIGIGVTQGLAYSAQLLARGVSTLQAMAQQAYNDHGEHKVIAAIDARMSEVYTCYFEVDSQGIMQAKTEETVLKPELVAQYYSHLAVPAYGVGTGWDAYPILAALKSNAQSPDILFPTALAMLAIGQVDFSQHSVDAEHAQPKYVRDTVSWKKLPGR
- a CDS encoding ATP-dependent DNA helicase — translated: MSAVEHAFSHQGALAKAINGFSPRQAQLDMALEVAKAIEQKSSLIVEAGTGTGKTFAYLIPALLANKANAEKNAGQKKIIVSTGTKNLQEQLFHKDLPLIRKALASNAQIALLKGRANYLCLYRLEQYQQSRGQLDAQTLSDFVKVRSWANGTQSGDIGEVVNVTEGSAVFPFVTSTVDNCLAKDCPNIDDCYLIKAREKAIDADLVVVNHHLFFADMALKDSGFGELIPKADVMIFDEAHQIADIASEYFGDAFSTRQLLDLCNDVLQVYRSELTDVKQLGRAAEKLLKTSQEFRLLFNYDPERGNWREKHKQERFSHAFALLKTDLDFLYQVIKLCVSRNEAIDNCFDRAVNLLAQYDIMADVDAMGMSFWYETTPRHAVLHKTPLSVADKFGDYVKASGAGWIFTSATLAVDGAFKHFSSHLGIEHSASLLLDSPFDYAKQSQLIIPRYLPAANDRNRSKALSELAIPLIAASGGACFMLFTSYRVMHQVAELLADSIDNPLLVQGQMGKRKLLEEFVEHDSAVLLATASFWEGVDVRGDKLTCVIIDKLPFASPDDPLLQARSEDVKRQGKDPFTQIQLPQAVIALKQGVGRLIRDVNDNGILVICDDRLVNRPYGEVFLKSLPDMKRSRDIHQAATFLSELTPQS